One stretch of Flavobacterium sp. 9 DNA includes these proteins:
- a CDS encoding phosphatidylinositol-specific phospholipase C1-like protein, which translates to MKQILFTLFLAGAIHNGVQAQNDTLKINHIQVIGSHNSYRQNIEPDLYNFIQAKDTSRSLKGLQYTHISLTEQLNKGLRNLEIDVQADSKGGKFAHPKGLDLVKSEAVYDPKGEMKKPGFKVFHMIDIDFRTSSYTLQIALAELKKWSDANPNHIPVFITLEPKDDDSFLGTKAEKFTPELFDALDKELRKGLGNKLITPDMVRGKYKTLEEAVLNNNWPTLKKAKGKFLFILDNNGAKRDMYALDHPSLEKRVAFICADPGKPEAAALLIGNSEDPRITDLVKKGYIIRTRADSDTKEARKNDYSHFEAAKKSGAQIITTDYYLPSTLFNSPYQIKYDDGTYVRVNPVTGGK; encoded by the coding sequence ATGAAACAAATTCTGTTTACACTATTTCTTGCGGGCGCAATCCACAACGGCGTACAAGCGCAAAATGACACTCTAAAAATTAATCACATACAAGTAATTGGATCACACAACAGTTACCGTCAGAATATTGAACCCGATTTATACAATTTTATTCAGGCAAAAGATACTTCGCGTTCTCTAAAAGGTCTTCAATACACACATATTTCGCTTACAGAACAATTAAATAAAGGACTTAGAAATCTGGAAATTGATGTTCAGGCCGATAGTAAAGGCGGAAAATTTGCACACCCAAAAGGATTGGATCTTGTAAAATCTGAAGCCGTTTATGATCCAAAAGGAGAAATGAAAAAACCGGGTTTTAAAGTTTTTCATATGATCGATATTGACTTTAGAACATCTTCTTATACGTTACAAATCGCTTTGGCGGAATTAAAAAAATGGTCAGACGCAAATCCAAATCACATTCCTGTTTTTATTACGCTGGAACCAAAAGATGATGACAGTTTCTTAGGTACAAAAGCAGAGAAATTTACACCTGAATTATTTGACGCTTTAGACAAAGAACTTCGAAAAGGATTAGGCAATAAATTAATCACACCCGATATGGTTCGCGGAAAATACAAAACCCTCGAAGAAGCCGTTCTAAACAATAACTGGCCAACGCTGAAAAAAGCAAAAGGTAAATTCTTGTTTATTCTCGATAATAACGGAGCAAAAAGAGATATGTATGCTTTGGATCATCCTTCGCTGGAAAAACGTGTTGCTTTTATTTGTGCAGATCCCGGAAAACCAGAAGCTGCAGCATTATTAATAGGCAATTCTGAAGATCCAAGAATTACCGATTTAGTCAAAAAAGGATATATAATCCGCACAAGAGCCGATTCAGACACTAAAGAAGCTCGCAAAAATGATTATTCACACTTTGAAGCAGCCAAAAAATCAGGCGCACAAATCATAACCACCGATTATTATTTGCCAAGTACCCTTTTTAATTCTCCTTATCAAATAAAATATGATGATGGAACTTATGTGAGAGTTAATCCTGTTACTGGAGGAAAATAG
- a CDS encoding metallophosphoesterase, translating to MNLKIISIHKTYFIFLFFLFFNSNISAQKQTKLDGIQIAFLSDVHLQDLFGTFSDNDYKGVLNTKTGKYTLMRTMASQLHSTRIFNENYFAFIAALEDIAKRKIKYVALPGDYTDDGQPIHVKGLEKILEQYKKKYNIEFFITTGNHDPVGPFAQESGKEDFLGAEGKSQPIYSKEGLYKPNLTIEQPVVVTADIAKMGYFGITDNLKDFGFYPNKKYKFWATPFSTYTSQNYSFEKASQAAQLSNRVYNVTPGYEVPDVSYVVEPIDGLWLMAIDGNVYIPKKNDGDPKDPKNYSEASTGYNNVLSNKKHLIKWVEEISAQAKLHGKTLIAFSHFPMIDFNDDASAEIKELLGPNKWQLNRVPVEEVAQVFADAGLKIHFGGHMHINDTGMRTTQKGNTLVNIQTPSLAAYIPAYKLLTIKKDNLVDIQTITIDEVPRYNELFDLYKMEYKFLESQQTKDIWNIDILKTKNYHDFTDFHLKELVRLRFLKDDWPEGFKNFILNVSAKDLFILANIQSIKDFDYNLEHKDDFQKQWIEAEGKTDLILSDKKIKREDLNWTGYDLLVDFYRFRSADELALTDVGIARAKQYKVLSQLFFENHKDDASKDKPLQNQMRLFLIIFNKFMHEVPADHFSVDLKSGEVKSEK from the coding sequence ATGAATTTAAAAATTATATCTATCCATAAAACCTATTTTATATTTCTATTCTTTCTTTTTTTTAATTCTAATATTTCGGCACAAAAGCAAACCAAACTTGATGGTATTCAGATTGCTTTTTTATCAGATGTGCATTTGCAGGATTTATTCGGAACATTTTCTGATAATGATTATAAAGGTGTTTTGAATACGAAAACCGGGAAATATACGTTAATGAGAACAATGGCGTCGCAGTTACATTCGACCCGAATCTTCAATGAAAACTATTTTGCTTTTATTGCTGCTTTGGAAGATATTGCCAAGCGAAAAATAAAATACGTAGCACTTCCGGGCGATTATACAGATGACGGTCAGCCGATTCATGTAAAAGGTCTGGAAAAAATATTAGAACAATATAAAAAGAAATACAATATAGAATTTTTTATCACAACAGGAAATCACGATCCAGTTGGGCCTTTTGCACAAGAATCAGGCAAGGAAGATTTTCTTGGTGCGGAAGGAAAAAGTCAACCCATTTATAGCAAAGAAGGCCTTTATAAGCCAAATTTAACCATCGAACAGCCTGTAGTTGTAACCGCCGATATTGCTAAAATGGGTTATTTTGGAATTACTGATAATCTGAAAGATTTTGGTTTTTATCCTAATAAAAAATACAAATTCTGGGCAACTCCATTTTCGACTTATACTTCTCAAAATTATAGTTTCGAAAAAGCTTCGCAAGCCGCTCAATTATCAAACCGAGTTTATAATGTTACGCCGGGTTATGAAGTTCCGGATGTGAGTTATGTCGTTGAACCTATCGACGGACTTTGGTTGATGGCAATCGATGGTAATGTTTATATTCCGAAGAAAAATGATGGAGATCCAAAAGATCCTAAAAATTATTCAGAAGCAAGTACAGGTTATAATAACGTGCTTTCGAATAAAAAACATCTTATAAAATGGGTCGAAGAAATTTCGGCGCAAGCCAAACTACACGGCAAAACTTTGATCGCTTTTAGTCATTTTCCGATGATTGATTTTAATGATGACGCTTCCGCGGAAATAAAAGAATTATTGGGTCCAAATAAATGGCAGTTAAACCGAGTTCCGGTTGAGGAAGTAGCGCAGGTTTTTGCGGATGCAGGTTTGAAGATTCATTTTGGCGGACATATGCACATCAATGATACGGGAATGCGCACGACGCAAAAGGGCAATACTTTGGTCAATATTCAAACGCCTTCATTGGCGGCTTATATTCCTGCGTATAAACTATTGACTATAAAAAAAGACAATCTTGTAGACATTCAAACGATAACAATTGATGAGGTTCCGAGATATAATGAGCTTTTTGATTTGTATAAAATGGAATATAAATTCTTAGAAAGTCAACAAACAAAAGACATTTGGAATATTGATATTTTGAAAACCAAAAATTATCATGATTTCACCGATTTTCATTTGAAAGAATTAGTTCGTTTAAGATTTCTAAAAGATGATTGGCCAGAAGGATTTAAGAATTTTATTTTGAATGTTTCCGCAAAAGATTTATTCATTTTAGCGAATATTCAATCGATTAAAGATTTTGATTATAATCTTGAACATAAAGATGATTTTCAAAAACAATGGATTGAAGCCGAAGGAAAAACTGATTTAATTTTATCGGATAAGAAAATAAAACGGGAGGATTTAAACTGGACTGGTTATGATTTGTTGGTAGATTTTTACCGTTTTAGAAGCGCTGATGAATTGGCTTTAACCGATGTTGGAATCGCCAGAGCAAAACAATATAAAGTCTTATCTCAATTGTTTTTTGAAAATCATAAAGACGATGCTTCAAAAGATAAACCGTTGCAAAACCAAATGCGATTGTTCCTGATAATTTTCAATAAATTCATGCACGAAGTTCCTGCAGATCATTTTAGTGTCGATTTGAAGAGCGGCGAAGTTAAAAGCGAAAAATAG
- a CDS encoding YdeI family protein encodes METKDGKLAIYAQTRKDWRNWLQENSQIEKSVWLILYHKKSKVESINLIDATEEALCFGWIDSLCKKRDGESYYLTFTPRNPKKSKWSQPNRDRAERMIEQGLMTEHGQLLIDIAKQNGKWESV; translated from the coding sequence ATGGAAACAAAAGATGGAAAACTTGCCATTTATGCCCAAACCAGAAAAGATTGGCGCAATTGGCTTCAGGAAAACAGTCAAATTGAGAAATCGGTTTGGTTAATTTTATACCATAAAAAAAGTAAAGTCGAAAGTATTAACCTCATCGATGCCACCGAAGAAGCACTATGTTTTGGATGGATTGATAGTTTGTGCAAAAAACGCGATGGCGAAAGTTATTATCTGACTTTTACGCCTCGAAATCCTAAAAAAAGCAAATGGAGTCAACCCAACCGCGATCGCGCAGAAAGAATGATTGAACAAGGCTTAATGACCGAACATGGTCAGCTTTTGATTGATATCGCAAAGCAAAACGGAAAATGGGAATCTGTATAA
- a CDS encoding Crp/Fnr family transcriptional regulator has protein sequence MEEYQSLINHIQKRISLSEEEIHQFVSEFKITKIKKRQFIIQPNFVAKYRSYVVEGALRAYVVSDQGQEHTISFAIEDWWISDYNSYIYQQPATMFVVALEDAVLLQIDFETETKLKNANPKFETFFRITAERTAAFFQRRIIMNLTSTAEERYETFIENFPLIVKRVPQYTLASYLGMSTEFLSKIRNKKLKKKS, from the coding sequence ATGGAAGAATATCAGTCTTTAATAAACCACATACAAAAACGAATATCACTTTCTGAAGAAGAAATTCATCAGTTTGTCTCTGAGTTTAAAATTACAAAAATCAAAAAAAGACAATTTATTATTCAGCCTAATTTTGTTGCTAAATATAGAAGTTATGTTGTAGAAGGTGCTTTAAGAGCTTATGTTGTAAGTGATCAGGGACAAGAACATACGATTTCGTTTGCAATCGAAGACTGGTGGATTTCGGATTACAACAGTTATATTTATCAGCAACCGGCAACTATGTTTGTTGTGGCATTAGAAGATGCTGTTCTCTTGCAGATTGATTTCGAAACGGAAACAAAACTAAAAAATGCTAATCCAAAATTTGAAACTTTCTTTCGTATTACAGCTGAGCGAACTGCAGCATTTTTTCAGCGTAGAATTATCATGAATCTTACTTCTACAGCAGAAGAACGCTACGAAACTTTTATAGAAAATTTCCCTTTAATCGTAAAACGTGTGCCTCAATATACGCTGGCTTCGTATTTAGGCATGTCTACAGAATTTCTTTCGAAAATAAGGAACAAAAAATTAAAAAAGAAAAGTTGA
- a CDS encoding SDR family oxidoreductase, with translation MTTNKNTALVVGANGVIGTNLINHLLSLGNWNVIGLSRKGGENVPNLEYISVDLLDIEDSKKQLSHLNNITHIFYAAYQDRPSWAELVEPNLSMLQNVVNTIEPLSKNLQHISLMQGYKVYGAHLGPFKTPAKESDAGHMPPEFNIDQQEFLEKKQQGKNWNWTAIRPSVVGGTALGNPMNLALVIAVYASISKELNLPLRFPGKPGAYDKLMEMTDAGLLAKATVWAATNLQCANQAFNITNGDLFRWTELWPKIAAYFNIPVAPPLQMQLQTVMADKEVLWKNIQEKYNLEKHSYEKLSSWGFGDFVFSWDYDFFADGTKARRFGFHEFIDTEEMFFKLFDQLRQEKIIP, from the coding sequence ATGACAACGAATAAAAATACTGCGCTTGTAGTTGGAGCAAATGGCGTGATTGGAACAAATCTTATCAATCATCTTTTGTCTTTAGGAAATTGGAATGTTATTGGTTTATCCCGAAAAGGTGGTGAAAATGTTCCAAATCTTGAATATATTTCCGTCGATTTACTAGATATTGAAGATTCTAAAAAGCAATTATCTCATCTGAACAATATTACTCATATCTTCTATGCGGCTTATCAGGATCGTCCTTCGTGGGCAGAACTTGTTGAACCTAATCTGAGTATGCTTCAAAATGTCGTTAATACAATTGAGCCTTTGTCTAAGAATTTGCAGCACATAAGTTTAATGCAGGGTTATAAAGTTTATGGCGCGCATCTTGGACCTTTTAAAACTCCTGCAAAAGAAAGTGATGCCGGACATATGCCACCGGAATTTAATATAGATCAACAGGAATTCTTAGAGAAAAAACAACAAGGAAAAAACTGGAATTGGACCGCTATTCGTCCTTCCGTTGTTGGTGGTACAGCATTAGGAAACCCAATGAATCTGGCACTTGTTATTGCGGTTTATGCTTCAATTTCAAAAGAATTAAATCTTCCGCTTCGTTTTCCCGGAAAGCCCGGAGCATACGATAAACTGATGGAAATGACAGATGCAGGATTATTAGCAAAAGCTACAGTTTGGGCTGCTACAAATTTGCAATGTGCCAATCAGGCTTTTAATATTACAAACGGAGATTTATTTAGATGGACGGAATTATGGCCAAAAATTGCCGCTTATTTTAATATTCCTGTTGCGCCGCCTCTTCAAATGCAATTGCAAACAGTTATGGCTGACAAAGAAGTTTTATGGAAAAATATTCAGGAGAAATACAATTTAGAAAAACATAGTTATGAAAAATTATCGAGCTGGGGATTTGGCGATTTTGTTTTTTCATGGGATTATGATTTTTTCGCAGACGGAACCAAAGCCAGACGTTTTGGTTTCCATGAATTTATAGATACCGAAGAAATGTTCTTTAAATTATTCGATCAATTACGTCAGGAAAAAATTATCCCTTAA
- a CDS encoding RICIN domain-containing protein, translated as MKNIYKLRLSLFMFLAFSSFAIAQTSLGSSKVFMNHLKKELVASTSKNAEKTVLLQVENSKNFNGKINYKESNTSSEFLIGEIKNVPESSFYIKVKDQSLEGHIILKKTKEAYKYYSDSKGNAFVSKVDINTLVCIDYRNVPSNTKTTSKAAAAQIAPALLNLQSLPGAAGCVLLDFDGYNMPAGNLWNNGNAINAAPSGMSDADVQQHWEVVSEDYRPFNLNVTTNEAVFNSYPRNRRMRVVVTPTNTAAPGAGGVAYIGSFNWDNDVPCWVFITSGKSGGDASAHEVGHTFDLGHDGRTNPVEGYFLGIDGTSWAPIMGAGYYRPVVQWSKGEYNYADNQQDDVASIAGAKFGVGYRSDDYGNTTASAANLDYNASGTINQKNGIISSEADYDFFTFTTGGGNVSINANTVGRDGNLHLLIRLYNSAGAEMGTYWNSDPFALNASMNVNLPAGKYFIGVDGNGAGNVGYGGYSAYGSIGSYSVTGTIPPGGNINPSTDVITVYKDCNYTGFSGGLTIGDYNMARLNSLGVLNDDISSLRITQGFQAILYQDDNFTGASTVINSDNSCLNTTWNDKVTSIRILANGVTTLGNQTFFLQNRNSGLNMDVWSASLSNGANVAQGTPNSGNNQKYTFTHLGDGLYKIIVNHSGQSLDVNGFNTANGANVEQYPYNGTTNQQFVLVSTGDGFYKIVARHSGRIVEVAGASTANGANVQQWDNNNQTCGQWKLIATTTAQTSTLIQAEDYSAMSGIQVEATTDAGGGSNVGYTETGDWLAYNNINFPTTGSYLIEYRVASAVAGGRLSSDLNGGTILLGNVDIPNTGGWQNWQTVTQTVNVNAGTYNFGIYIQNTGMNINWIRITRIGAASTASPITPERADSVALNIYPNPVANTLFITTDLTGGNISIVDSQTGTVVSGQKVYNNSIDVSGLNRGVYFIVLEKDGIKTIKRFIKK; from the coding sequence ATGAAAAATATCTACAAATTGCGGTTAAGCCTATTTATGTTTTTAGCCTTTAGCAGTTTTGCTATTGCGCAGACTTCTTTAGGTTCGAGTAAAGTATTTATGAATCATCTAAAGAAAGAATTAGTTGCTTCAACATCAAAAAATGCAGAAAAAACAGTTTTACTTCAGGTTGAAAATTCGAAAAACTTTAACGGAAAAATAAATTATAAAGAATCAAATACGTCAAGCGAATTTCTGATTGGAGAAATCAAAAATGTACCCGAATCTTCTTTTTACATAAAAGTAAAAGATCAATCGCTTGAAGGTCATATTATTTTGAAGAAAACAAAAGAAGCCTATAAATACTATTCAGATTCGAAAGGAAACGCTTTTGTTTCTAAAGTAGATATCAATACTTTGGTTTGTATTGATTACAGAAATGTTCCTTCAAATACTAAAACTACGAGCAAAGCAGCTGCGGCTCAAATTGCTCCGGCTTTATTGAATTTGCAAAGTTTACCGGGCGCAGCAGGTTGTGTTTTATTAGATTTTGACGGGTATAATATGCCGGCAGGAAATCTTTGGAACAACGGAAACGCCATTAATGCTGCACCATCCGGAATGAGCGATGCCGATGTACAGCAACATTGGGAAGTAGTATCTGAAGATTACAGACCTTTTAACTTAAATGTTACGACGAACGAAGCCGTTTTTAATTCGTATCCAAGAAACAGAAGAATGCGTGTGGTGGTAACTCCAACCAATACAGCGGCTCCGGGAGCAGGAGGTGTAGCTTATATTGGTTCCTTCAACTGGGACAATGATGTACCTTGCTGGGTATTTATTACTTCGGGTAAATCAGGTGGAGATGCCTCTGCGCATGAGGTAGGACACACATTTGATCTTGGTCACGATGGGCGTACAAATCCTGTAGAAGGTTATTTTCTGGGAATTGACGGAACTTCTTGGGCTCCAATTATGGGTGCGGGTTATTACAGACCTGTAGTTCAATGGAGTAAAGGCGAATATAATTATGCTGATAACCAACAAGACGATGTAGCTTCTATTGCAGGTGCAAAATTTGGCGTCGGATATCGTAGTGATGATTACGGAAATACGACCGCTTCGGCAGCCAATTTAGATTATAATGCCAGCGGAACTATCAATCAAAAAAATGGTATCATTTCAAGTGAAGCAGATTATGATTTCTTTACGTTTACAACTGGAGGAGGAAATGTTTCGATCAATGCCAATACTGTTGGAAGAGATGGAAACCTTCACCTTTTAATCCGTTTGTATAATTCGGCTGGAGCCGAAATGGGAACGTATTGGAATTCAGATCCTTTTGCATTAAATGCTTCTATGAATGTAAATTTGCCAGCCGGTAAATATTTTATAGGCGTTGATGGAAACGGAGCCGGAAATGTTGGCTATGGCGGATATTCGGCTTATGGATCTATAGGAAGTTATTCGGTTACAGGAACAATTCCGCCAGGAGGAAATATTAATCCGTCAACAGATGTTATTACGGTTTACAAAGATTGTAATTATACCGGATTTTCAGGAGGTTTAACAATTGGTGATTATAATATGGCGCGTTTGAATTCTTTAGGAGTTTTAAATGATGATATTTCTTCGCTTAGAATTACTCAGGGTTTTCAGGCGATTTTGTACCAAGATGATAATTTTACAGGAGCTTCAACTGTAATTAATTCTGATAATTCTTGTTTGAATACAACTTGGAATGATAAAGTAACTTCTATTAGAATTTTGGCAAACGGAGTTACAACTTTAGGAAATCAGACTTTCTTTTTGCAAAACAGAAACAGCGGATTAAATATGGATGTTTGGAGTGCCAGTTTATCAAATGGTGCCAATGTAGCGCAGGGAACTCCAAATTCAGGAAACAATCAGAAGTATACATTCACACATTTGGGCGATGGTTTGTATAAAATTATTGTCAATCATAGCGGACAATCATTGGATGTAAATGGTTTTAATACCGCAAATGGCGCCAATGTTGAGCAATATCCGTATAACGGAACAACAAATCAGCAGTTTGTTTTAGTTTCTACAGGCGACGGATTTTATAAAATAGTTGCCAGACATAGTGGTAGAATTGTTGAGGTTGCCGGAGCAAGTACTGCAAATGGTGCCAATGTGCAGCAATGGGATAACAACAATCAGACTTGCGGACAATGGAAATTAATCGCAACTACTACAGCGCAAACTTCAACATTAATTCAAGCCGAAGATTATTCTGCAATGAGCGGAATTCAGGTTGAAGCAACGACAGATGCTGGTGGCGGTTCAAATGTTGGTTATACAGAAACTGGAGATTGGTTAGCTTATAATAATATTAATTTTCCAACAACAGGTTCTTATTTAATCGAATATCGTGTGGCAAGTGCTGTTGCGGGAGGAAGATTATCATCTGATTTAAATGGAGGAACAATTCTTTTAGGAAATGTTGATATACCAAATACCGGAGGATGGCAAAACTGGCAAACCGTTACGCAAACTGTAAACGTAAATGCTGGAACTTATAACTTTGGAATCTACATTCAAAACACTGGAATGAACATCAACTGGATTAGAATTACACGAATTGGAGCCGCATCTACAGCTTCACCAATTACTCCCGAAAGAGCAGATTCAGTTGCTTTGAATATTTATCCAAATCCTGTTGCAAATACACTTTTTATAACCACAGATTTGACTGGAGGAAATATAAGTATTGTAGATTCTCAAACCGGAACTGTAGTTTCTGGACAGAAAGTCTATAATAATAGTATCGATGTTTCTGGTTTGAATAGAGGCGTTTATTTTATTGTTTTAGAGAAAGACGGAATCAAAACAATAAAACGTTTTATAAAGAAATAA
- a CDS encoding glycosyl hydrolase family 18 protein, protein MKNNYKKMPLKWMIILVLGVFNLSMAQKKVIAYIPNWVDLNAFSSSVQYSKLTHINIAFENPDANGYLSWNSGSTTIINAAHAQNVKVFVSLGGGAVSEGGPIRDNYFNLITSGNRTAFIQKIYDYVVAHNFDGVDVDLEGPAINGDYGGFVIALAAKLHSGGKLISAALSEGYGGANVPASTFAAYDWINIMAYDATGPWAPGSPGQHSPYSIAVNQFNYWTGRGLPASKAIIGLPFYGYGFGASANQGISYANIVAQYPGAENLDQVGNTIYYNGIPTIKAKTTFAVQNAGGVMIWELSQDATGAKSLLTAVNQVITGSNPPGTGTLIQAENYSTMSGVQTEATTDTGGGLNVGYADANDWMAYYNINFPTSGSYVIEYRVASAVNGARISSDLNAGTIQLGAVNIPNTGGWQNWQTVSQTVNVNAGTYNFGIFIQASGVNLNWFRITKSGSALAAKTASPAITAEEGIASLSVFPNPTQDSLTFSTEVSGANVSIIDSQRGNTVSVQKVNNNSVDVSGLKSGIYLVLVEKDGIKTVRRFIKK, encoded by the coding sequence ATGAAAAACAATTACAAAAAAATGCCACTAAAATGGATGATCATTTTAGTTTTGGGAGTTTTCAATTTGTCAATGGCCCAGAAGAAAGTAATAGCTTATATCCCAAATTGGGTTGACTTGAATGCGTTTTCGAGCAGCGTTCAGTATAGTAAATTAACGCATATCAATATTGCTTTTGAAAATCCGGATGCAAACGGATATCTTTCCTGGAATTCAGGAAGTACTACCATTATTAACGCGGCGCACGCACAAAACGTAAAAGTATTTGTTTCACTTGGCGGAGGTGCAGTATCTGAAGGAGGACCTATTCGCGATAATTATTTTAATCTTATTACGAGTGGTAACAGAACGGCTTTTATCCAAAAAATATACGATTATGTTGTTGCGCATAATTTTGATGGTGTCGACGTAGATCTTGAAGGTCCGGCGATTAACGGTGATTATGGCGGATTTGTAATTGCGCTTGCAGCGAAATTACATTCGGGAGGCAAATTGATTTCAGCAGCACTTTCAGAAGGATATGGAGGAGCAAATGTGCCAGCGTCTACTTTTGCAGCTTACGACTGGATTAATATCATGGCTTATGATGCAACAGGACCTTGGGCTCCGGGAAGTCCAGGACAACATTCTCCGTATAGTATTGCTGTAAATCAGTTTAATTACTGGACAGGAAGAGGATTACCGGCAAGTAAAGCCATTATTGGTCTTCCGTTTTACGGATATGGATTTGGAGCTTCGGCAAATCAGGGAATTTCTTATGCTAATATCGTAGCACAATATCCTGGAGCCGAAAATTTAGACCAAGTTGGAAATACAATTTATTATAATGGAATTCCAACGATTAAAGCCAAAACAACTTTTGCAGTTCAGAATGCGGGAGGAGTTATGATTTGGGAATTATCGCAAGATGCTACAGGTGCAAAATCATTATTGACAGCCGTAAATCAGGTTATTACAGGAAGTAATCCTCCAGGAACAGGAACTTTGATTCAGGCAGAAAACTACTCAACAATGAGTGGCGTGCAAACCGAAGCTACAACAGATACCGGCGGAGGATTGAATGTAGGTTACGCAGATGCAAACGATTGGATGGCGTATTACAACATCAATTTCCCAACTTCAGGTTCTTATGTAATTGAATACAGAGTTGCAAGTGCAGTAAACGGTGCAAGAATATCATCTGATTTAAATGCAGGAACAATTCAGTTAGGCGCAGTTAATATTCCAAATACTGGAGGATGGCAAAATTGGCAAACGGTATCTCAAACCGTAAACGTGAATGCCGGAACATACAATTTCGGAATCTTTATACAAGCTTCGGGTGTGAATTTAAACTGGTTCAGAATCACAAAATCTGGATCAGCATTAGCAGCAAAAACAGCTTCTCCGGCAATAACTGCAGAGGAAGGAATCGCAAGTTTGAGTGTTTTTCCAAATCCTACACAAGATTCACTGACTTTTTCAACAGAAGTTTCAGGAGCAAATGTGAGCATTATAGATTCTCAGAGAGGAAATACTGTTTCGGTTCAAAAAGTAAACAATAATAGTGTTGATGTCTCAGGTTTAAAATCTGGAATCTACTTGGTTTTAGTAGAGAAAGACGGAATCAAAACGGTGAGACGTTTTATTAAAAAATAA